From the genome of Triticum aestivum cultivar Chinese Spring chromosome 3B, IWGSC CS RefSeq v2.1, whole genome shotgun sequence, one region includes:
- the LOC123069031 gene encoding ABC transporter G family member 31 encodes MWAAEAPFSRSGSWREAEDEQEALRWAALQRLPTVARARRGLLRSPAVAPGGTGAGGPVEGDDALCEVDVTGLSSGDRTALVDRLLADSGDAEQFFRRIRARFDAVHIEFPKIEVRYEDLTVDAYVHVGSRALPTIPNFICNMTEAFLRHLRIYRGGRMKLPILDNINGIIRPSRMTLLLGPPSSGKTTLLLALAGRLGPGLKMSGSITYNGHHLNEFVPQRTSAYVSQQDWHASEMTVRETLEFAGRCQGVGIKYDMLVELLRREKNAGIKPDEDLDVFMKALALEGRQTSLVAEYVMKILGLDICADTIVGDEMIKGISGGQKKRLTTGELLVGSARVLFMDEISTGLDSATTYQIIKYLRDSTHALDGTTIISLLQPAPETYELFDDVILISEGQIVYQGPREYAADFFAAMGFRCPERKNVADFLQEVLSKKDQQQYWCQYDYPYQFVSVTKFAEAFKTFVIGKRLHDDLDRPYNRKHNHPAALSTSNYGVKRLEILKSNFQWQRLLMKRNSFIYVFKFIQLLLVALITMTVFFRATMHHDSVDDGIIYLGALYFAIVMILFNGFTEVSMLVAKLPVLYKHRDLHFYPPWAYTLPSWLLSIPTSLIESGMWTLVTYYVVGYDPQFTRFLGQFLLLFFLHQTSLALFRVMASLGRNMIVANTFGSFALLVVMILGGFIITKESIPVWWIWGYWISPMMYAQNAISVNEFHGHSWSKPFADQNITLGEAVLTGYGLFKEKYWFWIGVGALLGYTIVLNALFTLFLTILNPIGNMQAVVSKDAIRNKDSRRSDRVALELRSYLHSNSLNGLKLKEQKGMVLPFQPLSMCFKNINYYVDVPEELKKQGIAEDRLQLLVDVTGAFRPGVLTALVGVSGAGKTTLMDVLAGRKTGGLIEGSISISGYPKNQETFTRISGYCEQNDVHSPCLTVIESLLYSACLRLPSHVNDDTQRAFVEEVMELVELNPLSGALVGLPGVNGLSTEQRKRLTIAVELVANPSIVFMDEPTSGLDARSAAIVMRTVRNIVNTGRTIVCTIHQPSIDIFESFDELLFMKRGGQLIYAGPLGSKSRNLVEFFQAVPGVPKIRDGYNPAAWMLDVTSTQMEQILGVDFAEYYRQSKLFLQTKEIVEALSKPNSEVKELTFSTKYAQPFCAQFIACLWKQNLSYWRNPQYTAVRFFYTVIISLMFGTICWKFGSRRETQHDIFNAMGAMYAAVLFIGITNATSVQPVISIERFVSYRERAAGMYSALPFAFSLVTVEFPYILVQSLVYGTIFYSLGSFEWTAVKFLWFLFFMYFTLLYFTFYGMMTTAITPNHMVAPIIAAPFYTLWNLFCGFMIPRKLIPVWWRWYYWANPVSWTLYGLLTSQFGDLDQPLLLADGIRTTTVVAFLEEHFGFRHDFLGVVATMVVGFCVLFAVVFALAIRNLNFQRR; translated from the exons ATGTGGGCGGCGGAGGCGCCCTTCTCGCGGTCCGGGTCGTGGCGGGAGGCAGAGGACGAGCAGGAGGCGCTGCGCTGGGCCGCGCTGCAGCGCCTCCCCACCGTGGCGCGTGCCAGGAGGGGCCTGCTCAGGTCGCCCGCCGTCGCGCCCGGCGGCACCGGCGCGGGCGGCCCGGTCGAGGGCGACGACGCGCTCTGCGAGGTCGACGTCACCGGCCTCTCCTCCGGCGACCGCACCGCGCTCGTCGACCGCCTGCTCGCAGACTCCGGCGACGCCGAGCAGTTCTTCCGCCGCATACGCGCCCGCTTCGACGC GGTGCACATAGAGTTCCCCAAGATCGAAGTGAGGTACGAGGACCTGACGGTGGACGCGTACGTGCATGTCGGCAGCAGGGCGCTGCCCACCATCCCCAACTTCATATGCAACATGACAGAG GCATTTCTGAGGCACCTGAGGATCTACAGAGGGGGAAGAATGAAGTTACCTATATTGGACAACATTAATGGGATCATTCGCCCATCAAG AATGACACTGCTTTTGGGCCCTCCAAGTTCCGGGAAGACCACCTTGCTTTTAGCACTTGCCGGTCGACTTGGTCCTGGACTAAAG ATGTCTGGGAGCATTACTTACAACGGCCACCATCTAAATGAATTTGTGCCTCAGAGAACATCTGCTTATGTAAGTCAGCAAGACTGGCATGCTTCAGAGATGACCGTCAGAGAAACCCTGGAGTTTGCTGGGCGCTGTCAGGGTGTTGGTATAAAGTATG ATATGCTCGTTGAACTTTTGAGGAGAGAAAAGAATGCTGGGATCAAGCCTGATGAGGACCTTGATGTATTCATGAAG GCATTGGCTCTCGAAGGTAGACAGACGAGTCTCGTGGCTGAGTATGTAATGAAG ATTTTAGGGCTGGACATCTGTGCTGACACCATTGTTGGAGATGAAATGATCAAAGGAATCTCCGGTGGGCAAAAGAAGCGTCTAACAACAG GTGAATTGCTAGTTGGGTCTGCTCGTGTTCTGTTCATGGATGAGATTTCAACTGGCCTTGATAGTGCaaccacatatcagattatcaagtACTTGAGGGATTCTACACATGCTCTGGATGGGACTACAATCATATCCCTGCTGCAGCCTGCCCCAGAAACTTATGAGCTATTCGATGATGTCATTCTTATATCTGAAGGTCAAATTGTATACCAGGGACCACGTGAATATGCTGCTGATTTTTTTGCTGCAATGGGATTCAGGTGCCCTGAAAGGAAAAATGTGGCAGATTTTTTGCAAGAA GTTTTGTCCAAGAAAGATCAACAGCAGTACTGGTGTCAATATGATTATCCATACCAGTTTGTGTCCGTAACAAAGTTTGCTGAAGCCTTTAAAACATTTGTTATTGGTAAGAGGCTGCATGATGATTTAGACAGGCCATACAATAGAAAACATAATCATCCCGCTGCTCTTTCAACTTCAAATTACGGTGTCAAGAGGCTTGAGATTCTAAAGTCCAACTTCCAGTGGCAGCGTCTGCTGATGAAAAGGAACTCATTCATCTACGTCTTCAAATTCATTCAG CTTCTACTTGTGGCTCTCATCACAATGACTGTATTTTTTCGAGCAACAATGCACCATGATTCAGTTGATGATGGAATCATTTATCTTGGAGCCCTCTATTTTGCAATAGTGATGATTCTGTTCAACGGCTTTACTGAAGTCTCAATGTTGGTGGCGAAGCTTCCAGTTCTTTACAAGCACAGAGATTTGCATTTCTACCCACCGTGGGCTTATACGCTTCCTTCCTGGCTCCTGAGCATTCCAACCTCCCTTATTGAATCAGGAATGTGGACACTTGTAACATATTATGTGGTTGGTTATGATCCCCAATTCACAAG ATTTCTGGGACAATTTCTGTTGCTTTTCTTTCTGCACCAGACATCTTTGGCTCTTTTCCGGGTCATGGCATCTTTGGGCCGAAATATGATAGTTGCTAATACCTTTGGATCGTTTGCTTTGTTGGTTGTTATGATTCTTGGAGGATTCATCATAACCAAAG AAAGCATACCAGTCTGGTGGATTTGGGGTTACTGGATATCTCCTATGATGTATGCACAAAATGCTATATCGGTAAATGAATTCCATGGGCATTCTTGGAGCAAG CCATTTGCAGATCAGAATATCACATTAGGTGAAGCTGTACTCACTGGATATGGATTATTCAAGGAAAAATATTGGTTTTGGATTGGAGTAGGAGCATTGTTAGGATACACGATTGTTTTGAATGCCTTATTTACGTTGTTCTTGACAATTCTCAACC CAATTGGGAATATGCAAGCTGTTGTGTCCAAGGATGCAATTCGAAACAAGGATTCTAGGAGGAGTGACAGAGTAGCCCTAGAGCTGAGATCTTACCTGCATTCAAATTCACTGAATG GGCTTAAGCTCAAGGAACAGAAGGGCATGGTGTTACCCTTTCAACCCCTTTCTATGTGTTTTAAGAATATAAACTACTACGTTGATGTACCAGAG GAATTGAAAAAGCAAGGGATAGCAGAAGACCGCCTTCAGTTGCTTGTTGATGTCACTGGCGCATTTAGGCCAGGGGTACTAACAGCCCTTGTTGGAGTCAGTGGTGCTGGTAAAACCACCCTCATGGATGTTTTAGCTGGCCGGAAGACTGGAGGACTCATAGAAGGAAGCATTTCTATATCTGGATATCCTAAGAACCAAGAGACTTTCACAAGGATATCCGGTTATTGTGAACAAAATGATGTCCATTCACCTTGCTTGACTGTGATCGAGTCTTTGTTATACTCGGCATGCCTCCGGTTGCCTTCTCATGTCAATGATGACACTCAAAGG GCTTTTGTGGAAGAGGTGATGGAACTTGTTGAGCTGAATCCGTTAAGTGGTGCTCTTGTTGGCCTGCCAGGAGTTAATGGTCTGTCTACGGAACAACGCAAAAGGTTGACGATAGCTGTGGAGCTTGTGGCAAATCCTTCCATTGTATTCATGGATGAACCTACGTCAGGGTTGGATGCTAGGTCTGCAGCCATTGTGATGAGAACTGTACGAAATATTGTTAATACAGGGCGGACAATCGTGTGCACCATCCATCAGCCAAGTATCGACATATTTGAATCCTTTGATGAG CTTTTGTTTATGAAGCGTGGAGGGCAACTCATATATGCTGGCCCCTTGGGTTCCAAATCGCGGAATCTGGTTGAGTTTTTCCAG GCAGTTCCAGGGGTGCCTAAAATCAGGGATGGCTATAATCCTGCTGCATGGATGTTGGATGTCACGAGTACACAAATGGAGCAGATTCTTGGAGTGGATTTTGCTGAATACTATCGACAGTCGAAATTATTTCT GCAGACCAAAGAAATCGTCGAGGCCTTGAGCAAACCGAACAGTGAAGTGAAAGAGCTTACTTTCTCTACCAAGTATGCTCAACCATTCTGTGCTCAGTTTATTGCTTGCTTATGGAAGCAAAACCTATCGTACTGGAGGAATCCTCAATACACCGCAGTTCGGTTTTTCTACACTGTCATCATCTCCTTGATGTTTGGGACGATTTGTTGGAAATTTGGATCTAGAAG GGAGACCCAACATGATATATTCAATGCCATGGGTGCCATGTATGCAGCAGTGCTTTTCATAGGAATCACTAACGCCACATCTGTTCAGCCTGTGATTTCCATCGAAAGATTCGTATCATATAGAGAGCGAGCTGCTGGGATGTATTCAGCATTACCTTTCGCATTCTCTCTG GTTACTGTGGAGTTCCCTTACATTCTTGTGCAGTCACTTGTTTACGGTACAATTTTCTATAGCCTGGGTTCGTTTGAGTGGACAGCAGTGAAGTTCTTGTGGTTTCTGTTCTTCATGTACTTCACTCTGCTGTACTTCACCTTCTACGgcatgatgacgacggcgatcacTCCGAATCATATGGTCGCGCCTATCATTGCCGCCCCATTCTACACGCTATGGAATCTCTTCTGCGGGTTCATGATCCCAAGAAAG CTGATCCCGGTGTGGTGGAGGTGGTACTACTGGGCCAACCCGGTGTCCTGGACGCTGTACGGGCTTCTGACCTCCCAGTTCGGCGACCTGGATCAGCCCCTTCTGCTGGCCGACGGCATCAGAACCACCACCGTGGTGGCGTTCCTGGAGGAGCACTTCGGGTTCCGGCACGACTTCCTGGGCGTCGTCGCCACGATGGTGGTCGGCTTCTGcgtcctcttcgccgtcgtcttcGCCCTCGCCATCAGGAACCTCAACTTCCAGCGCAGATGA